The Actinomadura sp. WMMB 499 genome includes a window with the following:
- a CDS encoding non-ribosomal peptide synthetase: MSQPRIEDVWPLSPLQEGLLFHAGYDTGSDTGSDTAPEGERDGAARDVYVVQGVIGLTGDLDPAVLRASWQALLDRHAVLRAGFQRRGTGDPVQLIAAGVALPWDERDLSALDTADAESAAAELALAERARRFDPEVPPLLRLLLVRLAPGRHRLVLTMHHLIMDGWSLPVLFEELSLVYAAGGDPSGLPPVTSFRDYLVWLGGRDRDAARDAWRRELAGLPGPTLVGPAAADGAGGTGGGAPPLPGRVAHRVGGDLGARLRRVARGLGVTLNTMTQAAWGLLVGQLTGRFDVVFGAIVSGRPMELPGVERMVGLFINTVPVRVATRPGDTLAGILTRLQTAQSALLDHQHLGLPEIRRAAGGGAVFDTLLVHQNYPRDPDGPLRLDGLEVGGGGGEDASHYPLTLVVTPGGDELELRLDYRPDVFDERAAWALLDRLVRVLEQAADDPLARVADVDVLTPEERGTVLHGWNDTARPLPGRSLTDLFEAQAARSPGAVAVVGQDASGTDVTWTYAELDARADTVARALIGRGVRPHDLVGVVLERSAELVPVLLGVLKAGAAYVPLDPAHPDGRRRAIIKEAGVSVVLTGEDGFGPAAGGRPGVQVPPDSLAYVMYTSGSTGAPKGVAVTHANVVAFCLDEAWRDDVVESVLVQANHAFDASTYEIWTPLLRGGRLVVAPPGRVDAAERARLIAEHRVTNVHATAGLFAALADQAPWMFAGVREVSTGGDVVSSAAVRTLLRTHPGLVVRTTYGPTETTAFTTQVAYTASEGVPASVPLGFPMDNARAYVLDGFLRPVPPGVVGELYIAGAGVARGYAGRPALTAERFVACPFAGPGERAYRTGDLASWGANGVLRFAGRADGQVKIRGFRIEPAEVEAVLGGHDDVARTAVVVRADRSGVRRLVGYVVAAPGAAADPAALRAFAAARLPEYMVPADVVPVDAIPVTANGKVDRAALPAPAAVAAAAGRGPATPAEELLCGLFADVLGLAAVGAEDSFFALGGDSITSMLVVARARRAGLALSARQVFEHRTPAALASVAGRADGDADGGGPDPADGPHGDVPLTPAMLEMAERSDLAGRFSQAMLVTLPAGARHDRLEAAVRAVLDHHDVLRARLRRTPGADPALTIPPPAGTAVRVPRVDVSAPDPVPWGDVAEREAARAARELDPEAGVMLRAVRLDAGPDAPGRLLLVAHHLVVDGVSWRVLVPDLAAAYGDPGTPLPPAGTPFRTWARRLAAQAASQARVDELPAWRDMLAGPDPVLGTRRPDPARDTVAAGLRAASATITGGTAAALLDRVPAAFHATIDDVLLAGLVAALAEWRRARGGALAGGLPVSVEGHGREPLAPGMDVSRTVGWFTAAHPVRLDPGAVDPAEVRAGGLAAGVLLKRVKERLRAVPGDGLGHGMLRRLNPATAPALAALPVPQIGFTNLGRFTATASGTAEPGPWHGELLDGGAASDTAVAHALDATAAAHDLPAGPRLALTLVAPAGVLGRSDLDALAAGWSAMLHGLAAHTADPRSGGHTPSDFPLAQISQDELDEFAAIADEFEGRGLTT, translated from the coding sequence GTGAGCCAGCCGCGGATCGAGGACGTGTGGCCGCTTTCACCGCTGCAGGAGGGCCTGCTCTTCCACGCCGGATACGACACCGGATCCGACACCGGATCCGACACCGCCCCGGAGGGGGAACGCGACGGAGCCGCGCGCGACGTGTACGTCGTGCAGGGCGTGATCGGGCTGACCGGTGACCTGGACCCCGCGGTCCTGCGGGCGTCCTGGCAGGCCCTGCTGGACCGGCACGCGGTGCTGCGCGCCGGGTTCCAGCGGCGCGGCACGGGCGATCCGGTGCAGCTCATCGCCGCCGGGGTGGCGCTGCCGTGGGACGAGCGCGACCTGTCGGCGCTCGACACCGCGGACGCCGAGAGCGCGGCGGCCGAGCTGGCGCTCGCCGAGCGCGCCCGCCGGTTCGACCCGGAGGTGCCGCCGCTGCTGCGGCTGCTGCTGGTGCGGCTCGCACCCGGCCGGCACCGGCTGGTGCTCACCATGCACCACCTGATCATGGACGGCTGGTCGCTGCCGGTGCTGTTCGAGGAGCTGTCGCTGGTGTACGCGGCGGGCGGCGACCCGTCCGGACTGCCGCCCGTCACGTCCTTCCGCGACTACCTCGTGTGGCTCGGCGGCCGGGACCGCGACGCCGCCCGGGACGCGTGGCGGCGGGAGCTGGCGGGCCTGCCCGGGCCCACCCTCGTCGGCCCCGCCGCCGCGGACGGCGCGGGCGGCACGGGCGGAGGGGCGCCGCCGCTGCCGGGCCGCGTCGCGCACCGGGTCGGCGGGGACCTCGGGGCGCGGCTGCGGCGGGTCGCCCGCGGCCTCGGCGTCACCCTGAACACGATGACGCAGGCCGCGTGGGGGCTGCTGGTCGGGCAGCTCACCGGCCGCTTCGACGTCGTGTTCGGCGCGATCGTGTCCGGCCGGCCGATGGAGCTGCCGGGCGTCGAGCGCATGGTCGGGCTGTTCATCAACACGGTGCCGGTCCGCGTCGCCACCCGCCCCGGCGACACCCTCGCCGGGATCCTGACCCGCCTGCAGACCGCCCAGTCCGCGCTGCTGGACCACCAGCACCTCGGGCTGCCGGAGATCCGCCGCGCCGCCGGGGGCGGCGCGGTGTTCGACACCCTCCTGGTCCACCAGAACTACCCGCGCGACCCGGACGGCCCGCTGCGCCTCGACGGGCTGGAGGTCGGCGGGGGCGGCGGCGAGGACGCGTCCCACTACCCCCTCACCCTCGTCGTCACCCCCGGCGGCGACGAGCTGGAACTGCGGCTCGACTACCGGCCTGACGTGTTCGACGAGCGGGCCGCGTGGGCGCTGCTGGACCGCCTGGTGCGGGTGCTGGAGCAGGCGGCCGACGACCCGCTCGCCCGCGTCGCCGACGTGGACGTCCTCACCCCCGAGGAGCGCGGGACGGTCCTGCACGGGTGGAACGACACCGCCCGCCCCCTGCCCGGCCGTTCCCTCACGGACCTGTTCGAGGCGCAGGCCGCACGGTCGCCCGGCGCTGTCGCCGTCGTCGGGCAGGACGCGTCCGGGACGGACGTGACGTGGACCTACGCCGAACTGGACGCTCGCGCCGACACGGTGGCGCGCGCGCTGATCGGGCGCGGCGTCCGCCCGCACGACCTGGTCGGGGTCGTCCTGGAACGCTCGGCCGAGCTGGTGCCCGTCCTGCTGGGCGTGCTGAAGGCCGGCGCCGCGTACGTGCCGCTGGACCCCGCCCACCCGGACGGGCGACGCCGGGCGATCATCAAGGAGGCGGGCGTGTCGGTCGTCCTCACCGGGGAGGACGGGTTCGGGCCCGCCGCGGGCGGGCGGCCGGGCGTCCAGGTACCGCCGGACAGCCTCGCGTACGTCATGTACACGTCGGGTTCGACCGGTGCCCCGAAGGGCGTTGCCGTGACGCACGCGAACGTCGTCGCGTTCTGCCTGGACGAGGCGTGGCGCGACGACGTCGTCGAATCCGTCCTCGTGCAGGCCAACCACGCGTTCGACGCGTCCACGTACGAGATCTGGACGCCGCTGCTGCGCGGCGGGCGCCTCGTCGTCGCGCCGCCCGGCCGGGTGGACGCCGCCGAACGCGCCCGCCTCATCGCCGAGCACCGCGTCACGAACGTGCACGCCACCGCTGGGCTGTTCGCCGCGCTCGCCGACCAGGCGCCGTGGATGTTCGCGGGCGTGCGCGAGGTGTCGACCGGCGGCGACGTCGTGTCGTCCGCCGCCGTCCGGACCCTCCTGCGCACGCACCCGGGCCTGGTCGTGCGGACGACCTACGGCCCCACCGAGACGACCGCGTTCACCACCCAGGTCGCCTACACCGCGAGCGAGGGCGTCCCGGCTTCGGTGCCCCTCGGGTTCCCGATGGACAACGCCCGCGCGTACGTCCTCGACGGGTTCCTGCGCCCGGTGCCGCCCGGCGTCGTCGGCGAGCTGTACATCGCGGGCGCCGGGGTGGCGCGCGGCTACGCGGGACGTCCCGCGCTCACCGCCGAACGGTTCGTCGCCTGCCCGTTCGCGGGTCCCGGCGAGCGCGCCTACCGCACCGGGGACCTGGCGAGCTGGGGCGCGAACGGAGTGCTGCGGTTCGCGGGCCGCGCGGACGGCCAGGTGAAGATCCGCGGGTTCCGGATCGAGCCCGCCGAGGTGGAGGCCGTGCTCGGCGGGCACGACGACGTCGCCCGCACGGCGGTCGTCGTCCGCGCGGACCGGTCGGGCGTCCGGCGGCTCGTCGGCTACGTCGTCGCCGCGCCGGGCGCCGCCGCCGACCCCGCGGCGCTGCGCGCGTTCGCGGCGGCGCGGCTGCCGGAGTACATGGTCCCCGCCGACGTCGTCCCGGTCGACGCGATCCCGGTGACCGCGAACGGCAAGGTGGACCGGGCGGCGCTGCCCGCCCCCGCCGCCGTCGCCGCCGCTGCCGGGCGCGGCCCCGCGACCCCGGCCGAGGAACTGCTGTGCGGGCTGTTCGCCGACGTCCTCGGCCTGGCCGCGGTCGGCGCAGAGGACTCCTTCTTCGCGCTCGGCGGCGACTCGATCACCTCGATGCTGGTGGTGGCGCGGGCCCGCCGCGCGGGCCTCGCGCTGTCCGCCCGGCAGGTGTTCGAGCACCGCACCCCCGCCGCCCTCGCGAGCGTCGCCGGACGCGCCGACGGCGACGCCGACGGCGGCGGCCCGGACCCGGCGGACGGCCCGCACGGGGACGTCCCCCTCACCCCCGCGATGCTGGAGATGGCCGAGCGTTCCGACCTGGCCGGACGATTCAGCCAGGCGATGCTCGTGACCCTCCCGGCGGGCGCCCGCCACGACCGGCTGGAGGCTGCGGTCCGCGCCGTCCTGGACCATCACGACGTCCTGCGCGCCCGGCTCCGCCGCACGCCCGGCGCGGACCCGGCCCTGACGATCCCGCCGCCCGCCGGGACCGCCGTCCGCGTCCCCCGCGTCGACGTCTCCGCGCCGGATCCCGTCCCGTGGGGCGACGTCGCCGAACGGGAGGCGGCGCGGGCCGCCCGCGAGCTCGACCCCGAGGCGGGCGTGATGCTGCGCGCCGTCCGCCTCGACGCCGGGCCGGACGCCCCCGGACGGCTGCTGCTGGTCGCGCACCACCTGGTGGTGGACGGCGTGTCGTGGCGGGTGCTGGTGCCCGACCTCGCCGCCGCCTACGGCGACCCCGGCACCCCGCTGCCGCCCGCCGGCACCCCCTTCCGCACGTGGGCGCGGCGGCTGGCCGCGCAGGCGGCGAGCCAGGCCCGCGTCGACGAACTGCCCGCCTGGCGGGACATGCTCGCCGGACCGGACCCGGTGCTCGGCACCCGCCGCCCCGACCCGGCCCGCGACACGGTCGCCGCCGGGCTGCGCGCCGCGTCCGCGACCATCACCGGCGGGACGGCCGCGGCGCTGCTCGACCGCGTCCCCGCCGCGTTCCACGCCACCATCGACGACGTCCTGCTCGCGGGGCTCGTCGCCGCGCTCGCGGAATGGCGCCGCGCACGCGGCGGCGCCCTCGCCGGTGGACTGCCCGTCAGCGTCGAGGGGCACGGCCGCGAACCGCTCGCCCCCGGCATGGACGTGTCCCGCACGGTCGGCTGGTTCACCGCCGCCCACCCCGTCCGCCTCGACCCCGGCGCGGTCGACCCCGCCGAGGTCCGCGCCGGCGGCCTCGCCGCCGGCGTCCTGCTCAAACGCGTCAAGGAACGCCTCCGCGCCGTCCCCGGCGACGGCCTCGGCCACGGCATGCTCCGCCGCCTCAACCCGGCGACCGCCCCCGCGCTCGCCGCGCTGCCCGTCCCGCAGATCGGTTTCACCAACCTCGGCCGCTTCACCGCGACCGCGTCAGGGACGGCCGAGCCGGGACCGTGGCACGGGGAACTCCTCGACGGGGGCGCCGCCTCCGACACTGCCGTCGCGCACGCCCTCGACGCCACCGCCGCCGCCCACGACCTGCCCGCCGGACCCCGCCTCGCGCTCACCCTCGTCGCCCCCGCCGGCGTGCTCGGCCGCAGCGACCTGGACGCCCTCGCCGCCGGCTGGTCCGCGATGCTGCACGGCCTCGCCGCCCACACCGCCGACCCCCGCAGCGGCGGCCACACCCCCTCGGACTTCCCGCTCGCCCAGATCAGCCAGGACGAACTGGACGAGTTCGCCGCGATCGCGGACGAGTTCGAGGGCCGCGGCTTGACCACCTGA
- a CDS encoding non-ribosomal peptide synthetase: protein MALDQEQVDELQAASPEPADVWPLSPLQEGLLFHAGYDGAAGDVYVWQRSLEFGGPLDARTLRASWQALLDRHANLRVAFRRPGGRDGHVQVVADGIALPWREVDLSHLGEDAGAEADRIADGERARGFDVGVAPLLRLVLVRLGAEWHRLVVTQHHIVLDGWSLPLLFDELSRVYAAGGDPSVLPPAAPYRDYLAWLARQDGDAAREAWRRELAGADEPTLAGPVEPGAVRSPVRHVVTHLAPELAESLRDVARAHGLTLNTVFQGVWAVLVGVLAGRRDVVFGATVSGRPAELPGVERMLGLFINTVPVRVELDPGCRVVELLAGLQERQSALLPHQHLGLAEIQRLAGPGAAFDTLLVYQNFPASPPRLAGREVAWAGGEDSAHYPMTLVVTPGAETEIRLEYRPEAFGEETVRAVAARLARLLAQVADDPATRIAALDVLTGAERHRALHAWNDTSRPFPDGTLVDLFEAQAARTPDALALVDGSGTELTYAELDALASRVAHELIARGVGPEDLVGVVMERAADLYAVLLGVLKAGAAYVPVDPGYPAERIAFTLADARPAVVVCTSATEGATGGAAEAAGADRIVWDDPATAAALAARPATAPADADRVAPLRPAHPAYVIYTSGSTGTPKGVSVPHRGAVNYVTWRADAYGFGPGERVLQFASVSFDTSVSEIYPALASGATLCVARREADLAAELAELSVTAATFTPSVLESLADAVRSPAVRGIRTIVTAGEECTPDLVRRWAPGRAFHNEYGPTEVTVDVTCWTCPPDGLAEPAPEPASDTAPAGGRAESVSLGGPIANVRVHVLDGFLRPVPPGVTGEVYVSGTGVTRGYVRRPVLTAERFVACPFGPPGLRMYRTGDLGRWTSGGELEFAGRADEQVKIRGFRVEPGEIEAVLTARPGVERAAVIARTDGGVKRLVAYAVAAAPGGADPAALRAHVAERLPDHMTPAAVIEVDALPVTVHGKLDRAALPAPDFAGLASGRAPAGPREELLCGLFAGVLGLERVGADDSFFALGGDSIMSMLVVARARRDGLALTPRQIFEHRTAAALARVAADLDAGADAGAGEGPAAAEPDEPAGRVPLTPVMLDLAERSGPATLAGGFCQSMLVRVPPGLRLDAVTGGVRALLDHHDMLRARLDVPESGGAPSLLVPARGTVPADGRVRRVDIAGLDGRALADTIAARSRAAMDRLDARAGNLVQAVWFDAGPDAPGRLLLAVHHLAVDGVSWRVLVPDLAAACTALAAGREPELQPTGTSFRRWARELAAQADRRAGELPAWTRIRSAAEPPFGVRPLDPARDTIGAGLHETERRIPAPVTGALLTRVPAAFHAGVDDVLLAGLAAAVAEWRRARGRAAPAVLVDVEGHGRVPLAPGMDLSRTVGWFTGSHPVRLDPGRVDGAGVRAGGPAAGALVKRIKEQLREVPGDGLGHGMLRRLDPETAPVLAGLPEPQIGFNYLGRFAAAERSGADDYWRPVEDGAVGGAADPAMAVLHALEAGAVVLDRPAGPELTLTLASPAGLLDRADLDELAAAWADLLAGLAAHDAAPGTARTPSDFPLVTLDQDEIDEFQIKLAERNAQ, encoded by the coding sequence GTGGCGCTGGACCAGGAGCAGGTGGACGAGCTGCAGGCGGCCTCGCCTGAGCCGGCCGACGTGTGGCCGCTGTCGCCGCTGCAGGAGGGACTGCTCTTCCACGCCGGATACGACGGCGCCGCCGGTGACGTCTACGTGTGGCAGCGGTCCCTGGAGTTCGGCGGCCCGCTGGACGCGCGGACGCTGCGGGCGTCGTGGCAGGCGCTGCTGGACCGGCACGCGAACCTGCGGGTCGCGTTCCGGCGTCCGGGGGGCCGGGACGGGCACGTCCAGGTCGTGGCGGACGGGATCGCGCTGCCCTGGCGCGAGGTGGATCTGTCGCACCTGGGGGAGGACGCCGGCGCGGAGGCGGACCGGATCGCGGACGGCGAGCGGGCGCGGGGCTTCGACGTGGGGGTGGCGCCGCTGCTGCGGCTCGTTCTGGTGCGGCTCGGCGCGGAGTGGCACCGGCTCGTGGTGACCCAGCACCACATCGTGCTGGACGGCTGGTCGCTGCCGCTGCTGTTCGACGAGCTGTCGCGGGTGTACGCGGCGGGCGGCGACCCGTCCGTGCTGCCGCCGGCCGCCCCCTACCGCGACTACCTGGCCTGGCTGGCCCGCCAGGACGGCGACGCGGCCCGCGAGGCGTGGCGGCGGGAGCTGGCGGGAGCGGACGAGCCGACGCTGGCCGGTCCGGTCGAACCCGGGGCGGTCCGGTCGCCGGTCCGGCACGTCGTCACCCACCTGGCCCCGGAACTCGCCGAGAGCCTCCGGGACGTGGCTCGTGCGCACGGTCTGACGTTGAACACGGTGTTCCAGGGTGTGTGGGCGGTGCTGGTGGGGGTGCTGGCGGGTCGGCGGGATGTGGTGTTCGGGGCGACGGTGTCGGGTCGTCCGGCGGAGTTGCCGGGTGTGGAGCGGATGCTGGGGTTGTTCATCAACACGGTTCCGGTGCGGGTGGAGCTGGATCCGGGGTGCCGGGTGGTGGAGTTGCTGGCGGGGTTGCAGGAGCGGCAGTCGGCGCTGCTGCCGCATCAGCATCTCGGGCTGGCGGAGATCCAGCGCCTGGCGGGGCCGGGCGCCGCCTTCGACACCCTCCTCGTCTACCAGAACTTCCCCGCGTCCCCGCCCCGGCTGGCGGGCCGGGAGGTCGCCTGGGCGGGCGGCGAGGACTCCGCGCACTACCCGATGACCCTGGTCGTGACGCCCGGCGCCGAGACGGAGATCCGGCTGGAGTACCGGCCCGAGGCGTTCGGCGAGGAGACCGTCCGGGCCGTGGCCGCGCGGCTGGCCCGGCTGCTGGCGCAGGTGGCGGACGATCCGGCGACCAGGATCGCGGCGCTGGACGTGCTGACGGGGGCCGAACGGCACCGGGCCCTGCACGCGTGGAACGACACGTCCCGCCCGTTCCCGGACGGGACGCTCGTGGACCTGTTCGAGGCGCAGGCCGCGCGCACCCCGGACGCGCTCGCGCTGGTCGACGGGAGCGGGACGGAGCTGACCTACGCCGAGCTGGACGCGCTCGCCTCGCGGGTCGCGCACGAGCTGATCGCGCGGGGCGTCGGCCCGGAGGACCTGGTCGGGGTCGTGATGGAACGCGCGGCCGACCTGTACGCGGTGCTGCTGGGCGTGCTGAAGGCGGGCGCCGCGTACGTCCCGGTCGACCCGGGGTACCCGGCGGAGCGGATCGCGTTCACGCTCGCCGACGCGCGCCCGGCCGTGGTGGTCTGCACGTCCGCGACGGAGGGCGCGACCGGGGGCGCGGCGGAGGCGGCGGGCGCCGACCGGATCGTGTGGGACGACCCCGCGACGGCGGCGGCGCTGGCGGCCCGTCCCGCGACGGCCCCCGCCGACGCGGACCGGGTGGCGCCGCTGCGGCCCGCGCATCCCGCGTACGTCATCTACACGTCCGGGTCGACCGGCACCCCGAAGGGCGTGTCGGTGCCGCACCGGGGCGCGGTGAACTACGTGACGTGGCGGGCGGACGCCTACGGGTTCGGGCCGGGGGAGCGGGTCCTGCAGTTCGCCTCGGTGTCGTTCGACACGTCGGTCTCGGAGATCTATCCGGCGCTGGCGTCGGGGGCGACGCTCTGCGTGGCGCGCCGCGAGGCCGACCTGGCGGCGGAGCTGGCGGAACTGTCGGTGACGGCCGCGACGTTCACGCCGTCGGTGCTGGAGTCGCTGGCGGACGCGGTGCGGTCCCCGGCGGTGCGCGGCATCCGGACGATCGTCACGGCGGGCGAGGAGTGCACGCCCGACCTGGTGCGGCGGTGGGCGCCGGGCCGCGCGTTCCACAACGAGTACGGCCCGACCGAGGTCACGGTCGACGTCACCTGCTGGACGTGCCCGCCGGACGGCCTCGCGGAGCCCGCCCCCGAACCCGCCTCGGACACCGCCCCGGCGGGCGGGCGGGCGGAGAGCGTCTCGCTGGGCGGCCCGATCGCGAACGTGCGCGTCCACGTCCTGGACGGGTTCCTGCGCCCGGTGCCGCCCGGCGTCACCGGCGAGGTGTACGTGTCGGGCACGGGCGTGACCCGCGGCTACGTGCGCCGTCCCGTCCTGACCGCGGAACGGTTCGTGGCGTGCCCGTTCGGCCCGCCCGGCCTGCGCATGTACCGGACGGGCGACCTGGGGCGGTGGACGTCCGGCGGGGAGCTGGAGTTCGCGGGCCGCGCCGACGAGCAGGTGAAGATCCGCGGGTTCCGGGTGGAGCCCGGCGAGATCGAGGCGGTGCTGACCGCGCGTCCCGGAGTCGAGCGCGCGGCGGTGATCGCCCGCACGGACGGCGGCGTGAAGCGTCTCGTCGCGTACGCGGTCGCGGCGGCACCGGGCGGCGCCGACCCGGCCGCGCTGCGCGCGCACGTCGCCGAGCGGCTCCCCGACCACATGACGCCCGCCGCGGTGATCGAGGTGGACGCGCTGCCGGTGACGGTGCACGGGAAGCTGGACCGGGCCGCGCTGCCCGCCCCCGACTTCGCGGGACTGGCGAGCGGGCGCGCCCCCGCCGGGCCCCGCGAGGAGCTGCTGTGCGGGCTGTTCGCGGGCGTCCTCGGCCTGGAGCGGGTCGGTGCGGACGACTCGTTCTTCGCGCTCGGCGGCGACTCGATCATGTCGATGCTGGTGGTGGCGCGGGCCCGCCGGGACGGGCTGGCGCTCACTCCCCGCCAGATCTTCGAGCATCGCACCGCGGCGGCGCTGGCCCGCGTCGCCGCCGACCTCGACGCGGGCGCGGACGCGGGCGCCGGAGAGGGCCCGGCCGCCGCGGAGCCGGACGAGCCCGCCGGGCGCGTGCCGCTGACCCCGGTGATGCTGGACCTCGCGGAACGGTCGGGCCCGGCGACGCTCGCGGGCGGGTTCTGCCAGTCGATGCTGGTGCGGGTTCCGCCCGGCCTCCGGCTCGACGCGGTGACCGGCGGGGTGCGGGCGCTCCTCGACCACCACGACATGCTGCGGGCGCGGCTGGACGTCCCCGAGTCCGGCGGCGCCCCGAGCCTGCTGGTGCCCGCGCGCGGCACGGTGCCGGCGGACGGCCGCGTCCGGCGCGTCGACATCGCGGGCCTGGACGGGCGGGCGCTCGCGGACACGATCGCCGCGCGGTCCCGCGCGGCCATGGACCGGCTCGACGCGCGGGCCGGGAACCTGGTCCAGGCGGTCTGGTTCGACGCCGGACCGGACGCGCCCGGACGGCTGCTCCTCGCCGTCCACCACCTGGCCGTGGACGGCGTGTCGTGGCGGGTGCTCGTTCCCGATCTGGCCGCCGCGTGCACCGCCCTCGCCGCGGGCCGCGAACCCGAGCTGCAGCCCACCGGCACGTCCTTCCGCCGCTGGGCGCGCGAGCTGGCGGCGCAGGCGGACCGGCGCGCCGGGGAGCTGCCCGCGTGGACGCGGATCCGGTCGGCGGCCGAACCGCCGTTCGGGGTCCGGCCGCTGGACCCGGCGCGCGACACGATCGGCGCCGGCCTGCACGAGACGGAGCGGCGGATCCCCGCGCCGGTGACGGGCGCGCTGCTGACGCGTGTTCCGGCGGCCTTCCACGCGGGCGTCGACGACGTGCTGCTGGCCGGGCTCGCCGCCGCCGTCGCCGAATGGCGGCGGGCCCGCGGCCGGGCCGCGCCCGCCGTCCTCGTCGACGTGGAGGGGCACGGGCGGGTGCCGCTGGCGCCCGGGATGGACCTGAGCCGGACGGTCGGCTGGTTCACCGGATCGCACCCGGTCCGGCTCGACCCGGGCCGGGTGGACGGTGCGGGCGTGCGCGCGGGCGGCCCGGCGGCGGGCGCCCTCGTCAAGCGGATCAAGGAGCAGCTCCGGGAGGTGCCCGGCGACGGCCTCGGGCACGGGATGCTGCGCCGCCTCGACCCGGAGACCGCGCCGGTGCTGGCCGGCCTCCCCGAACCGCAGATCGGGTTCAACTACCTGGGCCGGTTCGCGGCGGCGGAGCGGAGCGGGGCGGACGACTATTGGCGCCCCGTCGAGGACGGCGCGGTGGGCGGCGCCGCGGACCCCGCGATGGCGGTGCTGCACGCGCTGGAGGCGGGCGCCGTGGTGCTCGACCGCCCGGCCGGGCCCGAGTTGACGCTGACGCTGGCGTCCCCGGCCGGGCTGCTGGACCGGGCCGACCTGGACGAGCTGGCCGCCGCCTGGGCGGACCTGCTCGCGGGACTGGCCGCGCACGACGCCGCCCCCGGCACCGCCCGCACCCCGTCGGACTTCCCGCTGGTGACGCTCGACCAGGACGAGATCGACGAGTTCCAGATCAAGCTCGCGGAGAGGAACGCGCAGTGA